One window of Corallococcus silvisoli genomic DNA carries:
- a CDS encoding peptidylprolyl isomerase → MKPGLVWGVLVLAVCGLGACGSREEVARVGDTPVLLADVALQQQAGGTPEAALEAVVDRTLLAEAARRDGLLKDPALTARLEAARREVLAHAYVESVGAKASTEEALRQRYAAQKDSLARREVHVAHIVVYVQPQATEAERVAAQARINRVYARLVGGEDFAVVARETSEDAATGSQGGDLGVLREGQVDPRFFAAVAELKPGVPSAPFTTPFGLHVAKALEAPRTVVPSFEEVRGVLAAQARNDAVQERTEQLRKDITVKRYPERLSTGKASGRTEGESR, encoded by the coding sequence GTGAAGCCGGGGCTGGTTTGGGGAGTGCTGGTGCTGGCGGTGTGTGGGCTGGGGGCGTGTGGATCGCGGGAGGAGGTCGCGCGGGTCGGGGACACGCCGGTGTTGCTCGCGGACGTCGCGCTGCAACAGCAGGCGGGGGGGACGCCAGAGGCCGCGCTGGAGGCGGTGGTGGACCGGACGTTGCTCGCGGAGGCGGCTCGGCGCGACGGTCTGCTCAAGGACCCGGCGCTCACGGCACGTCTGGAGGCCGCGAGACGCGAGGTGCTCGCGCATGCGTATGTAGAGTCCGTGGGCGCGAAGGCCTCCACGGAAGAGGCCCTGCGCCAGCGCTACGCGGCCCAGAAGGATTCCCTGGCCCGGCGCGAAGTGCACGTGGCCCACATCGTGGTCTACGTGCAGCCGCAGGCGACCGAAGCGGAGCGCGTGGCGGCGCAGGCTCGCATCAACCGCGTCTATGCGCGGCTGGTGGGAGGTGAGGACTTCGCGGTGGTGGCCAGGGAGACGTCGGAGGATGCGGCCACGGGCAGTCAGGGCGGAGACCTGGGCGTGCTGCGCGAGGGCCAGGTGGATCCGCGCTTCTTCGCGGCGGTGGCGGAGCTGAAGCCGGGTGTGCCTTCCGCCCCGTTCACGACGCCCTTCGGGTTGCATGTGGCGAAGGCGTTGGAAGCTCCGCGCACGGTGGTGCCCTCCTTCGAGGAAGTGCGGGGCGTGCTCGCGGCGCAGGCCCGCAACGACGCCGTGCAGGAGCGGACGGAGCAGCTTCGCAAGGACATCACCGTGAAGCGCTACCCGGAGCGGCTGTCCACCGGGAAGGCGTCTGGGCGGACCGAGGGGGAGTCGCGATGA